A region of Panicum virgatum strain AP13 chromosome 8N, P.virgatum_v5, whole genome shotgun sequence DNA encodes the following proteins:
- the LOC120685737 gene encoding homoserine dehydrogenase-like isoform X1: MPTAVKSVLPVVLLGCGGVGRYLLRHIVSCRPLHANQGVAIRVVGVADSSSLLVADDVNSSGLDDALLTHLCAAKSAGSPLSSLLSQGNYQLFRNPEARSKVIDAATTLGRTTGLVLVDCSATYDTVNLMKDAVGHGCCIVLANKKPLTGAYEDFQKLVSNFRQIRFESTVGAGLPVIASVTRIIASGDPISRIVGSLSGTLGYVMSELEDGKRFSEVVKTAKSLGFTEPDPRDDLGGMDVARKALILARLLGQQISMDNINVESLYPSELGPDAVSTEDFLESGLVQLDRSMEERVRAASSRGNVLRYVCEIGSKGCQVGLKELQKDSALGRLRGSDNVVEIYSRCYESSPLVIQGAGAGNDTTAAGVLADIMDLQDLFQKPA, encoded by the exons ATGCCGACGGCGGTGAAGTCGGTGCTGCCCGTGGTGCTcctcggctgcggcggcgttgGCCGCTACCTCCTCCGACACATCGTGTCCTGCCGTCCCCTCCACGCCAACCAA GGCGTCGCCATCCGGGTGGTGGGCGTCGCCGATAGCTCTTCCCTGctcgtcgccgacgacgtcaactCAAGCGGCCTCGATGACGCGCTCCTCACCCACCTCTGCGCCGCCAAGTCTGCCGGCTCTCCCCTGTCATCCCTGCTCAGCCAAG GGAACTATCAGCTGTTCAGGAACCCTGAGGCTAGGAGCAAAGTCATTGACGCTGCTACCACGCTTGGAAGAACAACCG GtcttgtattagttgattgtTCAGCAACCTATGACACTGTTAATCTGATGAAGGATGCCGTGGGTCATGGATGCTGCATTGTATTGGCAAACAAGAAACCTCTTACTGGTGCTTAT GAGGATTTTCAAAAGTTGGTCTCCAACTTCCGTCAGATAAGATTTGAATCTACT GTTGGAGCAGGTTTGCCCGTGATAGCTTCTGTAACCCGTATTATTGCATCAGGAGATCCAATTTCTCGTATAGTTGGCAGTCTAAGTG GTACACTTGGTTATGTGATGAGTGAGCTAGAGGATGGAAAGAGATTTAGTGAAGTTGTAAAAACAGCCAAGTCTCTTGGCTTTACAGAACCAG ATCCACGAGATGATCTTGGTGGAATGGATGTGGCTAGAAAG GCATTGATCCTAGCGAGGCTTCTGGGGCAACAAATCAGCATGGACAATATCAAT GTTGAGAGTTTATATCCTAGCGAATTAGGACCTGATGCAGTATCCACAGAGGACTTCCTTGAAAGTGGTTTAGTACAACTTGACAGGAGCATGGAAGAAAGAGTCAGAGCAGCATCTTCTAGAGGAAATGTTCTCCGCTATGTCTGTGAGATTGGAAGCAAAGG GTGCCAGGTAGGCCTTAAAGAGCTCCAAAAAGATTCCGCGCTCGGCAGATTGAGGGGAAGTGACAATGTG GTGGAGATATACAGCCGATGCTACGAGAGCTCACCTCTGGTGATCCAGGGCGCAGGAGCTGGCAACGACACCACTGCTGCAGGCGTTCTTGCTGATATAATGGACCTCCAGGACCTGTTTCAGAAGCCGGCATGA
- the LOC120685737 gene encoding bifunctional aspartokinase/homoserine dehydrogenase-like isoform X2, giving the protein MPTAVKSVLPVVLLGCGGVGRYLLRHIVSCRPLHANQGVAIRVVGVADSSSLLVADDVNSSGLDDALLTHLCAAKSAGSPLSSLLSQGNYQLFRNPEARSKVIDAATTLGRTTGLVLVDCSATYDTVNLMKDAVGHGCCIVLANKKPLTGAYEDFQKLVSNFRQIRFESTVGAGLPVIASVTRIIASGDPISRIVGSLSGTLGYVMSELEDGKRFSEVVKTAKSLGFTEPDPRDDLGGMDVARKVESLYPSELGPDAVSTEDFLESGLVQLDRSMEERVRAASSRGNVLRYVCEIGSKGCQVGLKELQKDSALGRLRGSDNVVEIYSRCYESSPLVIQGAGAGNDTTAAGVLADIMDLQDLFQKPA; this is encoded by the exons ATGCCGACGGCGGTGAAGTCGGTGCTGCCCGTGGTGCTcctcggctgcggcggcgttgGCCGCTACCTCCTCCGACACATCGTGTCCTGCCGTCCCCTCCACGCCAACCAA GGCGTCGCCATCCGGGTGGTGGGCGTCGCCGATAGCTCTTCCCTGctcgtcgccgacgacgtcaactCAAGCGGCCTCGATGACGCGCTCCTCACCCACCTCTGCGCCGCCAAGTCTGCCGGCTCTCCCCTGTCATCCCTGCTCAGCCAAG GGAACTATCAGCTGTTCAGGAACCCTGAGGCTAGGAGCAAAGTCATTGACGCTGCTACCACGCTTGGAAGAACAACCG GtcttgtattagttgattgtTCAGCAACCTATGACACTGTTAATCTGATGAAGGATGCCGTGGGTCATGGATGCTGCATTGTATTGGCAAACAAGAAACCTCTTACTGGTGCTTAT GAGGATTTTCAAAAGTTGGTCTCCAACTTCCGTCAGATAAGATTTGAATCTACT GTTGGAGCAGGTTTGCCCGTGATAGCTTCTGTAACCCGTATTATTGCATCAGGAGATCCAATTTCTCGTATAGTTGGCAGTCTAAGTG GTACACTTGGTTATGTGATGAGTGAGCTAGAGGATGGAAAGAGATTTAGTGAAGTTGTAAAAACAGCCAAGTCTCTTGGCTTTACAGAACCAG ATCCACGAGATGATCTTGGTGGAATGGATGTGGCTAGAAAG GTTGAGAGTTTATATCCTAGCGAATTAGGACCTGATGCAGTATCCACAGAGGACTTCCTTGAAAGTGGTTTAGTACAACTTGACAGGAGCATGGAAGAAAGAGTCAGAGCAGCATCTTCTAGAGGAAATGTTCTCCGCTATGTCTGTGAGATTGGAAGCAAAGG GTGCCAGGTAGGCCTTAAAGAGCTCCAAAAAGATTCCGCGCTCGGCAGATTGAGGGGAAGTGACAATGTG GTGGAGATATACAGCCGATGCTACGAGAGCTCACCTCTGGTGATCCAGGGCGCAGGAGCTGGCAACGACACCACTGCTGCAGGCGTTCTTGCTGATATAATGGACCTCCAGGACCTGTTTCAGAAGCCGGCATGA
- the LOC120685733 gene encoding protein DETOXIFICATION 21-like has protein sequence MHAAGLQGRGNLVRPPTSASQLPLPPAWAWHRHWHAPPTSATTPSLLLPQTNRSIPFIPCHIDRCLLCIHPQIPSPPNNSSLRSAWIPLAGVACCRHAPPPKLALANMENSKSTSSSSSSRGGEESNKVPLLQPRAADDHHGGSRSFISKDDDEQQVEEESSSLGRRAWEENKKLWVVAGPSIFTRFSSFGLTVISQAFVGHIGSTELAAYALVSTVLMRFSNGILLGMASALETLCGQSYGAKQYHMLGIYLQRSWIILFACSVVLLPVYLFTEPMLVALGQDPKISAVAGTISLWYIPVMFSYVWSFTLQMYLQAQSKNMIITYLAMLNLALHLTLSWLMTVKFQLGLAGVMGSMIIAMWIPVFGQLAFVFFGGCPLTWTGFSSAAFTDLGAIIKLSLSSGVMLCLELWYNTILVLLTGYMKNAEVALDALSICLNINGWEMMISVGFLAATGVRVANELGAGSARRAKFAIYNVVITSFLIGFVLFVLFLFFRGSLAYIFTESRAVADAVADLSPLLAFSILLNSVQPVLSGVAVGAGWQSVVAYVNITSYYLIGIPLGGVLGYVVGLHVKGIWIGMLLGTLVQTIVLLFITLKTDWEKQVANAQEKLKRWYMEENRRLQGSRGNP, from the exons ATGCATGCAGCCGGGCTACAAGGGAGGGGCAATCTCGTCCGCCCTCCCACCTCCGCCAGTCAGCTACCTCTACCTCCCGCATGGGCATGGCATCGGCATTGGCATGCGCCCCCCACCTCAGCTACCACCCCCTCCCTGCTGCTTCCACAAACTAACAGGAGCATCCCTTTCATTCCTTGCCATATAGATAGATGCCTGCTCTGCATCCATCCTCAGATCCCCTCGCCTCCTAATAATAGTAGTCTTCGATCTGCTTGGATTCCTTTAGCTGGCGTAGCTTGTTGCAGACACGCACCACCACCAAAGCTAGCTCTAGCCAACATGGAGAACAGCAAGAGCactagtagtagcagcagcagcaggggaggagaggagtccAACAAGGTGCCCCTGCTCCAACCGAGAGCGGCAGACGACCACCATGGAGGCAGCAGAAGCTTCATCAGCAAGGATGATGATGAACAGCAGGTGGAAGAAGAGTCGTCGTCGCTGGGGCGGCGCGCGTGGGAGGAGAACAAGAAGCTGTGGGTGGTGGCGGGGCCCTCAATCTTCACCCGCTTCTCCTCCTTCGGCCTCACCGTCATCAGCCAGGCCTTCGTCGGCCACATCGGCTCCACCGAGCTCGCTGCATACGCCCTCGTCTCAACCGTCCTCATGCGAttcagcaacggcatcctg CTGGGCATGGCGAGCGCGCTGGAGACGCTGTGCGGCCAGTCCTACGGCGCCAAGCAGTACCACATGCTCGGCATCTACCTGCAGCGCTCCTGGATCATCCTCTTCGCCTGCTCCGTCGTCCTGCTCCCCGTCTACCTCTTCACCGAGCCCATGCTCGTCGCCCTGGGCCAGGACCCCAAGatctccgccgtcgccggcaccaTCTCCCTCTGGTACATCCCTGTCATGTTCTCCTACGTCTGGTCCTTCACGCTCCAGATGTACCTCCAGGCGCAGAGCAAGAACATGATCATCACCTACCTTGCCATGCTCAACCTCGCCCTCCATCTCACCCTCTCCTGGCTCATGACCGTCAAGTTCCAGCTCGGCCTGGCAGGGGTCATGGGCTCCATGATCATCGCCATGTGGATCCCCGTGTTTGGCCAGCTTGCCTTTGTCTTCTTCGGGGGTTGCCCTCTCACATGGACCGGGTTCTCGTCTGCTGCGTTCACTGACCTCGGTGCCATCATCAAGCTCTCGCTATCTTCTGGTGTCATGCTCTG TTTGGAATTGTGGTACAACACCATATTGGTGCTCCTCACAGGGTATATGAAGAATGCAGAGGTTGCACTTGACGCCCTTTCAATATG CCTTAATATCAATGGTTGGGAGATGATGATTTCTGTCGGATTTTTGGCTGCAACAGG AGTGCGAGTGGCAAATGAGCTTGGAGCTGGAAGTGCAAGAAGGGCCAAGTTTGCGATATACAATGTCGTCATCACGTCTTTCTTGATCGGATTTGTGTTATTTGTGCTCTTCCTTTTCTTCCGTGGAAGCCTTGCCTACATTTTTACTGAGAGTCGAGCAGTGGCCGATGCTGTTGCTGACCTCTCGCCTCTGCTAGCCTTCTCCATATTGTTAAACAGTGTTCAACCAGTGCTATCAG GTGTTGCTGTTGGTGCTGGCTGGCAAAGTGTAGTTGCCTACGTTAACATTACATCATACTACTTGATTGGCATCCCTCTTGGAGGAGTCCTAGGCTATGTAGTGGGACTTCATGTAAAG GGCATTTGGATTGGCATGCTGCTCGGAACACTGGTCCAAACTATTGTGCTTCTGTTCATAACATTAAAGACCGACTGGGAAAAACAG GTGGCGAATGCTCAAGAGAAATTGAAGAGATGGTACATGGAAGAGAACAGAAGGCTGCAGGGCTCAAGGGGAAATCCTTGA